A section of the Deinococcus taeanensis genome encodes:
- the rpmE gene encoding 50S ribosomal protein L31, whose product MKKDIHPKVVPCKIIYQGQVVMETLSTKPEIHVDVWSGVHPFWTGEERFVDTEGRVDKFNKRFGDSYRNKKK is encoded by the coding sequence ATGAAGAAAGACATTCACCCCAAAGTCGTTCCTTGCAAGATCATCTACCAGGGTCAGGTTGTCATGGAGACCCTGAGCACCAAACCCGAAATTCACGTGGATGTCTGGAGCGGCGTGCACCCCTTCTGGACCGGGGAGGAGCGCTTCGTGGACACCGAGGGCCGCGTTGACAAGTTCAACAAGCGCTTCGGTGACAGCTACCGCAACAAGAAGAAATAA
- a CDS encoding ADP-ribosylglycohydrolase family protein — MSNERGEALNTLLSLCAADALGAPTEFRTPEAVAARFGSTFRAYQPGSVFGFAPGEATDDSQMVVATLQGVAGGDGHAGVLAAFRAWLAAAPPDVGGLTRQALRITFTEPERLDGGALAWARGGFDGAGNGGLMRVAAAWLLGFRGEVLARESAVLTALTHADPRCVLASVFLTAFMEELAFGRPYAAAAEAALVVTERFDARGALIEAGVLGLATQDAHRAFRGREREARAQVRARVRSGLDGLITSQSGFVLDTLEAAVAHARREHWFACVEPAVLRGDDSDTVACVVGALVGARGFPVPAELLPGLRLGHAWPGWEREWPCGAHLPELLGAARARVA; from the coding sequence ATGAGTAACGAGCGGGGAGAAGCACTGAACACGCTGCTGTCGCTGTGCGCGGCCGACGCGCTCGGCGCGCCGACGGAATTCCGGACGCCGGAGGCGGTTGCTGCGCGGTTCGGGTCAACCTTCCGGGCGTACCAGCCGGGCAGCGTGTTCGGGTTTGCGCCGGGCGAAGCGACGGATGACAGCCAGATGGTTGTGGCGACCCTTCAGGGCGTGGCCGGGGGTGACGGGCACGCGGGGGTGCTGGCGGCGTTCCGGGCGTGGCTGGCCGCCGCGCCCCCCGACGTGGGCGGGCTCACGAGGCAGGCGCTGCGGATCACGTTCACGGAACCCGAACGGCTGGACGGCGGCGCCCTGGCGTGGGCACGCGGCGGTTTTGACGGCGCCGGGAACGGTGGGCTGATGCGCGTGGCAGCGGCGTGGCTGCTGGGGTTCCGGGGCGAGGTCCTGGCGCGCGAGTCGGCGGTGCTGACCGCACTGACCCACGCGGACCCGAGGTGCGTGCTGGCGTCGGTCTTTCTCACGGCGTTCATGGAGGAACTGGCGTTCGGGCGGCCGTACGCTGCGGCGGCAGAAGCGGCGCTGGTCGTCACGGAACGGTTCGATGCCCGCGGCGCGCTGATCGAAGCCGGTGTGCTGGGTCTGGCCACGCAGGACGCCCACCGGGCGTTCCGGGGCCGGGAGCGCGAAGCGCGGGCGCAGGTGCGCGCCCGGGTCCGTTCCGGCCTGGACGGCCTGATCACGTCGCAGAGCGGCTTCGTGCTGGATACGCTGGAGGCGGCCGTCGCGCACGCCCGCCGTGAGCACTGGTTCGCGTGCGTGGAGCCGGCGGTGCTGCGCGGGGACGACAGTGACACGGTGGCGTGCGTGGTGGGGGCCCTGGTCGGCGCGCGTGGTTTTCCAGTACCGGCGGAGCTGCTGCCCGGGTTGCGGCTGGGGCACGCGTGGCCCGGCTGGGAGCGTGAGTGGCCGTGCGGTGCGCACCTGCCGGAACTGCTGGGTGCGGCGCGCGCCCGGGTCGCCTGA
- a CDS encoding GGDEF domain-containing protein, whose amino-acid sequence MKSLPTPSLNADPALWQARQRRMFTWLVVLGVAACTVALASQLPHLDPLDAWALPVLVGVLLLLQGLLLWGRVTIQTAVRVTFMATAAYLLMALGHQFSVLRPTSEALMENTYWFAVIYVSAFLVYEPREATRAAGAVLVLAALLCTYHMLFTVPPEARAHLVGPCAQFLLMGAVLTVMQGTLGVQRAQLQAAHAAAFTDALTGLANRRAAEERLAQLTRMQETFTLILFDLDHFKRVNDMHGHAMGDLVLRGVAQITQRHLPPGSLAARWGGEEFLLILPEQRDKHLRPMLDQLRAELRHHRYGTVNGVTACFGVATATAGEDPETVVQRADLAMYRVKEQGRNDVHLADLRRTQIG is encoded by the coding sequence TTGAAAAGCCTGCCAACGCCCTCCCTGAACGCCGATCCTGCCCTGTGGCAGGCGCGGCAGCGTCGCATGTTCACGTGGCTCGTGGTTCTGGGGGTGGCGGCGTGCACGGTGGCGCTGGCATCACAGCTGCCGCACCTGGACCCGCTGGACGCGTGGGCCCTGCCGGTCCTGGTGGGGGTGCTGCTGCTGCTTCAGGGGCTGCTGCTGTGGGGCCGCGTCACAATTCAGACTGCGGTGCGGGTGACGTTCATGGCCACGGCCGCCTACCTGCTGATGGCGCTCGGGCATCAGTTCTCGGTGCTGCGTCCGACGTCGGAAGCGCTGATGGAGAACACGTACTGGTTTGCCGTGATCTACGTCTCGGCCTTCCTGGTGTATGAACCGCGCGAAGCGACGCGCGCTGCTGGGGCCGTGCTGGTCCTAGCGGCGCTGCTGTGCACGTATCACATGCTGTTCACCGTGCCGCCGGAAGCCCGCGCGCACCTCGTAGGTCCGTGCGCGCAGTTCCTGCTGATGGGCGCGGTCCTGACCGTCATGCAGGGCACGCTGGGCGTGCAGCGCGCGCAACTGCAGGCGGCGCACGCCGCGGCCTTCACCGACGCGCTGACCGGGCTGGCCAACCGGCGGGCGGCGGAGGAGCGCCTGGCGCAGCTCACGCGGATGCAGGAAACGTTCACCCTGATTCTCTTTGACCTAGATCACTTCAAACGCGTGAACGACATGCACGGGCACGCCATGGGCGACCTGGTGCTGCGGGGCGTGGCGCAGATCACGCAGCGGCACCTGCCGCCCGGCAGTCTTGCGGCCCGCTGGGGCGGAGAGGAATTCCTGCTGATCCTGCCGGAACAGCGCGACAAGCACCTGCGGCCCATGCTGGATCAGCTGCGCGCCGAACTGCGCCATCACCGGTACGGCACGGTGAACGGCGTCACGGCGTGCTTCGGCGTGGCGACCGCCACTGCCGGAGAGGACCCGGAGACCGTGGTGCAGCGCGCGGATCTCGCGATGTACCGCGTGAAGGAGCAGGGGCGCAATGACGTGCACCTCGCGGACCTGCGGCGCACCCAGATCGGGTAG
- a CDS encoding response regulator: MGGMAYTILVADDEPAIRTMLEVILSADGHEIVAVPDGKQALDYLREHTPDAMLLDVKMPHMDGFEICSRVKRIKRLRDSPVLLLTGFDDDQTRDHAKLVGADDIVYKPLSGKNLRGRVNQLIEARRR, from the coding sequence ATGGGCGGCATGGCGTATACCATTCTCGTCGCAGACGACGAACCGGCCATCCGGACCATGCTGGAGGTCATTCTGTCGGCAGACGGGCACGAAATTGTGGCTGTTCCGGATGGCAAGCAGGCGCTGGACTACCTGCGGGAGCACACGCCGGACGCAATGCTGCTGGACGTAAAAATGCCTCACATGGACGGGTTCGAGATCTGCTCACGGGTCAAGCGCATCAAACGGCTGCGCGACAGCCCGGTGCTGCTGCTGACCGGCTTCGACGACGACCAGACACGCGATCACGCGAAACTGGTCGGCGCGGACGACATTGTGTACAAGCCGCTGTCCGGCAAGAACCTGCGCGGGCGCGTGAACCAGCTGATTGAGGCGCGGCGGCGTTGA
- a CDS encoding DUF4388 domain-containing protein: protein MVRGDLAVFPFLSVMQMFLTSGRAGRLTVDHVRGGQLWLERGEITHAEAGRLRGEHALQFMASLDGGIFTFEVDQPVPNRTMNLRRDAALHRLIDDSNAWAPLLRTFPDWTRRLRFTSKWTEAQPVTRAQYRVLNLLADSGNIRTLLERTPAPPRATLETLRPFLLAGLIEIS, encoded by the coding sequence ATGGTACGCGGAGATCTGGCAGTGTTCCCTTTCCTGTCCGTCATGCAGATGTTCCTGACCAGCGGCCGCGCCGGGCGCCTCACCGTGGACCACGTGCGCGGCGGCCAGCTGTGGCTGGAACGCGGCGAGATCACCCACGCCGAAGCCGGCCGTCTGCGGGGCGAGCACGCCCTGCAGTTCATGGCGAGCCTCGACGGGGGCATCTTCACCTTTGAAGTGGATCAGCCTGTGCCCAACCGCACCATGAACCTGCGCCGCGACGCGGCCCTGCACCGCCTGATCGACGACAGCAACGCCTGGGCGCCCCTGCTGCGGACTTTTCCCGACTGGACCCGGCGCCTGCGGTTCACCAGCAAATGGACCGAAGCGCAGCCCGTCACCCGCGCGCAGTACCGCGTGCTGAACCTCCTGGCCGACAGCGGGAACATCCGGACGCTGCTTGAACGCACCCCCGCGCCGCCCCGCGCCACCCTCGAAACCCTGCGGCCGTTCCTGCTCGCCGGCCTTATTGAGATCAGCTGA
- a CDS encoding thymidine kinase codes for MLKSPYHGGHLEVIVGPMFSGKSEELIRRVTRAVIARQRVQVFKPALDNRYHETAVASHAGRTVQALAVRGAQDIRTHLSGDTPLLSTRGDSLPDVVGIDEVQFLDAAVIPLALELADAGVRVILAGLDLDFRAEPFGFMPALLARAESVEKLTAICTVCGAPATRSQRLIGGQPARFDDPVVLVGALESYEARCRVHHEVHH; via the coding sequence GTGTTGAAGTCTCCCTACCACGGCGGTCACCTGGAGGTCATCGTCGGGCCCATGTTCAGCGGCAAGAGTGAGGAGCTGATCCGCCGGGTCACGCGGGCGGTGATTGCCCGGCAGCGCGTCCAGGTGTTCAAGCCGGCGCTCGACAACCGGTACCACGAGACGGCGGTGGCGAGCCACGCGGGACGCACCGTGCAGGCCCTGGCGGTCCGCGGGGCGCAGGACATCCGCACGCACCTGAGCGGCGACACCCCGCTGCTGAGCACCCGCGGGGACAGCCTGCCGGACGTAGTCGGGATCGATGAGGTGCAGTTCCTGGACGCCGCGGTCATTCCACTGGCGCTGGAACTCGCGGACGCCGGGGTGCGTGTGATTCTGGCGGGCCTGGACCTGGATTTCCGTGCCGAGCCGTTCGGCTTCATGCCGGCGCTGCTGGCCCGCGCGGAGAGCGTGGAAAAACTCACGGCGATCTGCACGGTGTGCGGCGCGCCGGCCACCCGGTCGCAGCGGCTGATCGGGGGACAGCCTGCCCGGTTCGATGATCCGGTGGTGCTGGTGGGGGCGCTGGAGAGTTATGAAGCGCGCTGCCGGGTGCATCATGAGGTGCACCACTGA
- a CDS encoding transglycosylase domain-containing protein has translation MIYIVRFLKFLTSFILATLVAGLGVAATYAVKWGRELPDYRELDNLTRSLGSETRIFARDNTPLGALIPRVGDQAISRTIVTLDEITPFMTAALISNEDRRFFEHYGLDPYGLGRQVQRVARGDSVQGGSTLTNQLVKNTLLLDEYQQARTPDRKFKEWILSVQVERSFTKSEILQNYLNTIYWGDGGPVELYGIYSAAQAYFRTTPKNLTLAQSAYLTTLVPNAGRYFRYQEVRPLMRVLLTRMVEDGWITQAQMDAAWREKLQPRGWRISYDASGNVTRADLVDETQKELKAVVTTRAPHFTRQVEQELVRRFGRDAVYGSGGLRVYTTLDPKVQTAVETASREASGLPPGATLGATIINPYTGEVLGMIGQKLRGTEPPADWNNAAQGQRQIGSTIKPLLYTTALSTGLDQTHREEDRPVSFPCTGCKNGVYEPKNFEGATTYRDMTIREALDRSLNLVTVRLADRIGLQTFFGKIRQLDLQTNDGTGLAAALGAVETTPVKMAAAYAPFVNGGLYREPRYITRVTDARGAVLYDVNSEPLRPRRVWTPQIAWLGLDMIRGVVNDLSERQGGLASRAKFGEWPVAGKTGTSNGPKDFWFVGTTPLYTGAVWVGRQQGGEMPTYYYSGYVNAPIWRRMMELAHEGQVMRQFSEPPGIQYVDAPDQQFLPEVKVAVLDRNYRDAANTDVQSDAPPPVQYRETTFRPADDPDTLMVSLDRTTNRLATEFTPPENIVQRRVQLEDLPGYAPDESPVPLKDETPDPAALKAARGQSGAAQGVPAPATR, from the coding sequence GTGATCTACATCGTCCGTTTTCTGAAATTCCTGACGTCGTTCATCCTGGCGACCCTCGTGGCGGGCCTGGGCGTGGCGGCCACGTACGCCGTGAAGTGGGGACGTGAACTTCCGGACTACCGGGAACTGGATAACCTGACCCGGTCGCTGGGCTCGGAGACACGCATCTTCGCGCGGGACAACACCCCGCTGGGCGCGCTGATTCCCAGGGTGGGCGACCAGGCGATCAGCCGCACCATCGTGACGCTGGACGAGATCACGCCCTTCATGACGGCCGCGCTGATCAGCAACGAGGACCGCCGGTTCTTCGAGCATTACGGCCTGGACCCCTACGGCCTGGGCCGGCAGGTGCAGCGTGTGGCCCGAGGGGACAGCGTGCAGGGTGGCAGTACCCTCACCAACCAGCTGGTGAAGAACACGTTGCTGCTCGACGAGTACCAGCAGGCCCGCACCCCGGACCGCAAGTTCAAGGAATGGATCCTGAGCGTGCAGGTCGAGCGGTCGTTCACGAAATCCGAGATCCTGCAGAACTACCTCAATACCATCTACTGGGGTGACGGCGGACCCGTGGAACTGTACGGCATCTACTCGGCGGCGCAGGCGTACTTCCGGACCACCCCGAAGAACCTGACCCTGGCGCAGAGTGCGTACCTGACGACCCTGGTGCCGAACGCCGGCCGGTACTTCCGCTACCAGGAGGTGCGGCCCCTGATGCGCGTGCTGCTGACCCGCATGGTCGAGGACGGCTGGATCACGCAGGCGCAGATGGACGCCGCGTGGCGGGAGAAACTCCAGCCGCGCGGCTGGAGAATCTCGTACGACGCCAGCGGCAACGTCACCCGGGCGGACCTGGTGGACGAGACGCAGAAGGAACTCAAGGCGGTCGTCACCACCCGCGCGCCGCACTTCACGCGGCAGGTGGAGCAGGAACTCGTGCGCCGCTTCGGGCGGGACGCGGTGTACGGCTCCGGCGGCCTGCGCGTGTACACCACGCTGGACCCCAAGGTGCAGACGGCGGTGGAAACGGCCAGCCGTGAAGCCAGCGGGCTGCCGCCGGGCGCCACGTTGGGCGCGACCATCATCAACCCCTACACCGGGGAGGTGCTGGGCATGATCGGCCAGAAGCTGCGGGGCACTGAACCCCCGGCGGACTGGAACAACGCCGCGCAGGGTCAGCGTCAGATCGGTTCGACCATCAAGCCGCTGCTGTACACCACGGCGCTGTCCACCGGACTGGACCAGACGCACCGTGAGGAGGACCGGCCGGTGTCGTTTCCCTGCACAGGCTGCAAAAACGGCGTGTACGAACCGAAGAACTTCGAGGGTGCCACCACCTACCGCGACATGACCATCCGTGAGGCGCTGGACCGCTCCCTGAACCTCGTCACGGTGCGCCTTGCTGACCGGATTGGCCTGCAGACCTTCTTCGGGAAGATCCGGCAGCTGGACCTGCAGACGAACGACGGGACCGGCCTGGCTGCGGCCCTGGGCGCCGTGGAAACCACCCCGGTGAAGATGGCGGCGGCGTACGCGCCTTTTGTGAACGGCGGCCTGTACCGCGAGCCGCGCTATATCACCCGTGTAACCGACGCACGCGGCGCGGTTCTCTACGACGTGAACAGTGAACCTCTGCGGCCCCGGCGGGTCTGGACGCCGCAGATCGCGTGGCTGGGCCTGGACATGATCCGCGGCGTCGTGAATGACCTGAGTGAACGGCAGGGTGGCCTGGCCAGCCGCGCGAAGTTCGGGGAGTGGCCTGTGGCCGGGAAGACCGGAACGAGTAACGGTCCGAAGGACTTCTGGTTCGTGGGCACCACGCCGCTGTACACCGGCGCCGTGTGGGTCGGCAGGCAGCAGGGGGGCGAGATGCCCACCTACTACTACTCCGGGTACGTGAACGCACCGATCTGGCGGCGCATGATGGAACTCGCGCATGAGGGTCAGGTGATGCGGCAGTTCAGCGAACCGCCCGGCATTCAGTACGTGGACGCCCCGGACCAGCAGTTCCTGCCCGAGGTGAAGGTGGCGGTGCTGGACCGCAACTACCGCGACGCCGCGAATACAGACGTCCAGTCGGACGCGCCGCCGCCCGTGCAGTACCGCGAAACCACGTTCCGGCCTGCGGACGACCCGGACACGCTGATGGTCAGCCTGGACCGCACGACCAACCGCCTGGCCACGGAGTTCACGCCGCCCGAGAACATTGTGCAGCGCCGCGTGCAGCTGGAAGATCTGCCGGGCTACGCCCCGGACGAGTCGCCGGTGCCGCTGAAGGACGAGACGCCGGACCCGGCCGCCCTGAAAGCCGCGCGTGGCCAGAGCGGCGCCGCGCAGGGCGTGCCGGCTCCCGCCACGCGCTGA